The Candidatus Schekmanbacteria bacterium genome has a window encoding:
- the xerC gene encoding tyrosine recombinase XerC: protein EKGFSRHTIRNYENDLKEFFSFLNEKRKKSSLEEISSLDIRSFISNCIKKGNSRSTVSRKLSTFRSLFRFFQREGIIEINPAREISLPKKGRRLPEFLSIDEIFKLLEDGGEKTFINLRNIAILELLYATGVRVSELVGINFSDIDYGACTIRIRGKGRKERIVLFGERAKTAIDKYLDKRRNLTTDIDKDALFINKRGKRLTARSVGRIVDEYCRRSGIYKRIGPHKLRHTFATHMLNSGADLRTIQELLGHSSLSTTQKYTHIGIDKLVEAYDKYHPRSKLKK from the coding sequence GAAAAGGGATTTTCTCGTCATACGATTAGAAACTATGAAAATGACCTTAAAGAATTCTTTTCCTTTTTAAATGAGAAAAGGAAAAAGTCTTCTCTTGAGGAAATCTCTTCATTGGATATACGCTCTTTTATTTCCAACTGCATAAAAAAGGGAAACAGCCGTTCAACCGTTTCAAGAAAGCTTTCTACCTTTCGAAGCTTATTCCGTTTTTTTCAGAGGGAAGGAATAATTGAGATAAATCCTGCTCGAGAAATCAGTTTGCCAAAGAAAGGGCGCAGACTTCCTGAATTTTTGAGCATCGATGAGATTTTTAAACTTCTTGAAGATGGTGGCGAAAAAACTTTTATAAATCTGCGCAATATTGCGATTCTTGAGCTTTTGTATGCAACAGGAGTGAGAGTGTCAGAACTCGTTGGTATAAATTTTTCTGATATCGACTATGGAGCTTGCACAATAAGGATAAGAGGGAAGGGGAGAAAAGAAAGAATCGTCCTCTTTGGAGAAAGAGCAAAAACTGCCATTGATAAGTACCTTGACAAACGGCGAAATTTAACAACCGATATTGACAAAGACGCTCTTTTTATAAATAAAAGAGGAAAGAGATTGACAGCAAGGTCTGTAGGAAGAATTGTAGATGAATATTGTCGAAGAAGCGGTATCTATAAGAGAATAGGTCCTCATAAGTTGAGGCATACATTTGCAACTCATATGCTCAATTCCGGTGCAGACCTAAGAACAATACAGGAGCTTTTAGGGCATTCGTCATTGTCCACGACGCAGAAATATACGCATATAGGAATTGATAAACTTGTTGAAGCCTATGACAAATATCATCCGAGATCGAAGTTAAAAAAATAA